One Chaetodon trifascialis isolate fChaTrf1 chromosome 12, fChaTrf1.hap1, whole genome shotgun sequence DNA window includes the following coding sequences:
- the LOC139340121 gene encoding interferon alpha/beta receptor 2-like: protein MTALICLLAWLPQVLPDLNKLPQPVNVTLTSSQFNHTLNWEPGPGTPAGVHYAIAMSTETWPSWLPVAGCERVQHPLVCDLTRAFSDLHQTYSTQITAQLEAQASQPVLYEGFQPIRDTHLDPPLLTVTACGTNLCVDFQPPVEHLRQIYESLQYTLRIQPNGGEGTQVMHFLEREVLKDLGPGRQYCVSVCFSDPVLPRKSNYSQPVCAFTAGGHSAGTDPAIAAVLCVLVLLAVVTALLLVAAGYICLRRRPLPLVLTSIRHLEDVVVLAPHSTSLLSLLNVKPTPPSAGEKRSSQTSSDESDGEVGTEDAGGSSGGAYKLRVGLNLLSSSSSSSSLSAPLSPEPKPEPSSSEVFDPPPAVLNSAETRTQKDEPSPESGRRASGPPADSDCPTAGAVKPNKEEVEAVGGEDNQDVNLLTLTFGRHEEEMQEEEESHADMAEMHITTQTLDSQKVPTEAASCPDNEEEEEEEEEEDSGYIGRPCPRSLKKLL from the exons ATGACTGCGCTCATTTGTCTGCTCGCGTGGCTGCCTCAGGTCCTGCCAG ATTTGAATAAACTCCCCCAGCCTGTCAACGTGACGCTGACCTCAAGCCAGTTCAATCATACGTTGAATTGGGAGCCTGGACCAGGGACCCCCGCGGGAGTCCACTACGCCATCGCCATGAGCACAGAAAC GTGGCCGTCCTGGCTGCCGGTGGCCGGCTGCGAGCGAGTCCAGCACCCGCTGGTTTGCGACCTGACGCGGGCCTTCTCTGACCTGCATCAGACCTACTCTACGCAGATCACAGCACAGCTGGAAGCGCAGGCCTCACAGCCGGTGCTCTATGAAGGATTTCAGCCCATCAGAGACA CTCACCTGGACCCGCCGCTGCTGACTGTGACGGCCTGTGGCACAAACCTGTGTGTGGACTTTCAGCCTCCCGTGGAGCACCTCAGGCAGATCTACGAGTCTCTGCAGTACACACTCAGGATCCAGCCCAACGGTGGTGAGGGGACTCAGGTAATGCAC TTTCTGGAACGAGAGGTTTTGAAGGATCTGGGTCCTGGCAGACAGTACTGCGTCTCAGTCTGCTTCTCAGACCCTGTGCTGCCCAGGAAGTCCAACTACAGCCAGCCGGTGTGCGCTTTCACCGCCGGCGGCCATTCTGCCGGAACAG ACCCGGCGATCGCAGCCGTGCTGTGCGTGCTGGTGCTGTTGGCCGTGGTCACGGCGCTCCTGCTCGTCGCTGCTGGCTACATCTGCCTGAGGAGGAGGCCTCTGCCGCTGGTCCTG aCATCCATCCGTCACCTAGAGGACGTTGTGGTCCTGGCGCCCCACAGCACGTCCCTGCTGTCCCTCCTGAATGTCAAACCAACACCGCCCTCTGCAGGTGAAAAGCGGAGCAGCCAGACTTCATCAGACGAGAGCGATGGGGAGGTGGGGACCGAGGACGCAGGCGGGAGCAGCGGAGGGGCTTATAAACTGCGGGTGGGCCTgaacctcctctcctcctcctcatcttcgtcatctctgtctgctccttTATCCCCCGAGCCCAAACCCGAGCCGAGCTCCTCAGAGGTCTTCGATCCCCCGCCGGCAGTCCTGAACTCAGCAGAGACTCGGACTCAGAAGGACGAGCCGAGCCCGGAATCAGGCCGGCGTGCTTCAGGTCCTCCTGCAGACTCCGACTGCCCTACTGCAGGAGCAGTCAAGCCAAataaagaggaggtggaggcggtGGGAGGGGAGGACAACCAGGACGTGAACCTCCTCACATTGACCTTCGGCAGGCACGAGGAGGAaatgcaggaagaggaggaatcGCATGCTGACATGGCAGAGATGCACATCACCACACAAACATTGGACAGCCAGAAGGTCCCCACAGAAGCAGCTTCCTGCCCTgacaatgaggaggaggaggaggaagaggaggaggaggactcggGGTACATCGGCCGTCCGTGTCCACGTTCTCTAAAGAAGCTGCTGTAg